From Streptomyces sp. TLI_105, the proteins below share one genomic window:
- a CDS encoding acyl-CoA dehydrogenase family protein: MTVVDAPVSLAAASALSPAPLATGLLRAAAARHAEGAERTGRLHPEAVEAMTAAGLARHFVPRRWGGRAGGFAELLGTVAEAGTACASTAWCAVLLAAHGRLAAHLPAEGQRELWGDSPDVRVAAAIVPPAGRLARVPGGWTLSGEWAFASGIEHADWVLLASLDHSGDGAPAYRVLAVPRGQVGIRETWDAVGLRATGSHGVTVDGVFVPEHRTFLRETLVAGVADADAAPCHRVPYQLVAALLFAAPALGAARGALEAWTLLVGMRRLPDGRPLTDDPTVQQTLARCSAEIDAARLLLEAAAARADGPAPGPAAAALNQRDSALAVDLLTGAVERLVRTGGARGLVAGGDLARAWRDIHAIAAHAALQPAPAAAAYAATVFPPGV, from the coding sequence ATGACTGTCGTCGACGCCCCGGTCTCCCTCGCCGCCGCCTCCGCCCTCTCGCCCGCCCCCCTCGCCACCGGCCTGCTGCGGGCCGCCGCCGCGCGGCACGCCGAGGGGGCGGAGCGGACCGGCCGGCTCCACCCCGAGGCCGTCGAGGCGATGACCGCCGCCGGCCTCGCCCGGCACTTCGTGCCCCGCCGCTGGGGCGGCAGAGCCGGGGGCTTCGCCGAACTGCTCGGCACGGTCGCCGAGGCCGGCACTGCCTGCGCCTCCACCGCCTGGTGCGCGGTGCTGCTCGCCGCCCACGGCCGCCTCGCCGCGCACCTGCCGGCCGAGGGGCAGCGCGAGCTGTGGGGCGACTCGCCCGACGTGCGCGTCGCGGCGGCGATCGTGCCTCCCGCCGGCCGGCTCGCCCGGGTGCCCGGCGGCTGGACCCTGTCGGGGGAGTGGGCCTTCGCCAGCGGGATCGAGCACGCCGACTGGGTCCTCCTCGCCTCCCTCGACCACTCGGGGGACGGCGCCCCGGCGTACCGGGTCCTCGCGGTGCCGCGCGGGCAGGTCGGGATCCGGGAGACCTGGGACGCGGTCGGGCTCCGCGCCACCGGCAGCCACGGCGTCACGGTCGACGGGGTCTTCGTGCCCGAGCACCGCACCTTCCTCCGCGAGACCCTGGTGGCCGGCGTCGCCGACGCCGACGCGGCCCCCTGCCACCGGGTGCCGTACCAGCTGGTCGCCGCGCTCCTCTTCGCCGCACCCGCGCTCGGCGCGGCGCGCGGGGCCCTGGAGGCCTGGACCCTGCTCGTCGGCATGCGCCGCCTGCCCGACGGGCGGCCGCTCACCGACGACCCGACGGTCCAGCAGACCCTGGCCCGCTGCTCCGCCGAGATCGACGCGGCCCGCCTGCTCCTGGAGGCGGCCGCCGCCCGCGCCGACGGCCCGGCTCCGGGCCCGGCCGCCGCCGCCCTCAACCAGCGCGACTCGGCCCTCGCCGTCGACCTCCTCACCGGCGCGGTGGAACGCCTCGTGCGCACCGGTGGCGCCCGTGGTCTCGTCGCGGGCGGCGACCTGGCGCGCGCCTGGCGCGACATCCACGCGATCGCCGCCCACGCCGCCCTCCAGCCCGCCCCGGCGGCCGCGGCCTACGCGGCGACGGTCTTCCCGCCGGGCGTCTGA